The genomic segment GGATAATCTGCATGGCAAACCTCGCTGCGAGCCTGCGACGAAGGGGGCCTCGGCTCGGTACTTGGAGACGATGCAATGATGACGATAATCTCAAAATCGGGTGAGTAGCAGTTGTTTGTTTCACCGAGATGATTTTATTTTCAGGGGTGGACAGCGGCCAGACCAAGGAAGACCGTAGACGTATATGTCAAAGTGCCATTCCGTTGCTTCTTCCTGCTGGATGTGCGACACGTTTTGCTGGGCTGCTGGTAAAAGCCCCGGTCCCCCGGGGTGAGCGGTGGGAAGGACGGGTCAAACCGTCAAACAAGATTGTTGGGACGGGTTAATTCGTACATAGTGACAAGTGTGCTCTGTACCGGGAATCATCAGCCCTGTCGACCGGGTCATCATCAGCACGCGACACGTCTTGTCTTTCTGCTACTTTTGCTCGGGTGCAGGTAACGCCGCCAAGTGGGAGAGAGTAATTTAGGTACCGCAAAGTCTATCGCGCGTCGACCTTGACGAAGGCCGGGGGTGGACTTTGCGGGCCTCAGGATGGACTCGAGATGAAGCCGTCCGCGATTGAATAGACGAACCCATTTCCTTGTCGTTGTCCTATTGAGATAGTCAGCAATAAGGTCTTCGCGAACAATGGGAATATTTTATCAGCACAGCAGAGCCTGCGTGAATAAGATTGCCGCTAGGCAAATAGAAGAAAACATGAACAGACCACAGCTTCTAGATCAGCTCACTAATTCCCGATCCACCACGGAGATGTTCCGTAGATGGATGCGTGGGAACGACCTTTGCTGTGTTTCTGACCTCGGAGTTTTGATCTGTAATCCACAAGAGAATGCGAAGACGAGGGcggagagaaaaaaaaaaaacaggcAGACTAACGAAAAAATCGAAGCAAAAAAATTGGATCATCCCGGTGTCACCCAGAATTCTTCTCCTTACCGGCTGGTAATAGCGCATCATCACGTAAGGCAAGCCCGCCCGCCCACAAAGCCAGAGATGCTCCTTCCCGCCCGCGTCACAAGCAGCGCCAGCGGACTTGGGAAGGAACGGGGCACGACGGGAGTAAGGTAGGAGTACTTGAAGATACGTACCTTTCAGAGCAGCCACCTGCCCGATCAACTGCAGGGAGGTGAGGTGCGCATCGCCCAATCCCTGCACTCGTTTCTTGCAAGATAAGCCCGTGCGCCTATTCGCTCCATATTTTCCAGTGTTTTCACCAAAGAAAAAGGCAGAACTTAGAAGCCATTGGTGACTTCCTCTCAATGTACCACAGATGTCCCGTCACATCGGTACGAGTACCTATACCCGAGCCGCAGCATCCGAGCTTCCTCTCTCATTTTCTCTCTCTGATTCTGTGTCTTGTGCGCTCACTGCGCTGCGTGTGATTCTATTTTCCCACTCTACCGCCCAGGTTGGCGATGGCCCCCAATGGGCAAGCAACAATGGAATCCACTACTCCGTACCGGCATGGGTGAATACGCAAAATACGCAAGTACGTGTACTTCCATTGCTACGGCACCTGCCCAGCGTGTGTCAGTCATCGAGCAGTCAGTCGGTCAGTCATCACAGATGCAGACAGAGACAGCAAAGCATCGTCTTTTCATCCACCCCGGAAAGATCGACATGAGACCTCGCAGAGACGGCGCCGAAGCTTACCAGCTTTTCGATAGCAAATCATGACAGCAACACTTGTGACCAACCAGTCCATGGTTATCATTTCTGAGGTAAGGATGATGGAAAGACAGCAGAGAATCGTCCACTTGGCATCTGCCTTGCCATGCCGCGCCCATTTTTTGAATCCCGCGTATGGAGTATTCATATGGCAAAGCGAAAGGAGGAAGCAAAACCTGGGCGGTATTCTACAAATTTAGACGCAGTCGGGCTGGTACCACGGTACGGAGAACAATACAAGCACGAATATACCTGCAGTAAGAGACGCAGTGGAAGACGCAGTCGGCGGTGGCCGAAGGACAGACGGAGAGAGGGCGGGCGGGATGACGGGAGTACTCGGTACTCAGACTGGTGTTTGCCAAGAAAGGCATGCTAAGGGACTCCAGGGTTGACCTGGATGAAGCAATAGGTACTGCAGCAGAGCATCATAGCTCCATTTTCTTTCGATTCGGACTTTTCACTTTGCCCAGTCCCAGCGTCCCACGCACCAAAACGGACCACATACGGATACCGCCCGACAGTTCCCCCCTCCCCTGGTCTCGGTCAGCTGTGTAGGGACGGGAGACTCGCGCCCACAAGGAAGGAAAGGTGGTCAAAGGtcctccgtactccgtacccacGATCAGGTACCTTACAAACCCGTCGGCCAGCCCACCCAAGAGACAAAGTCCGCGTACCGTATACCTTGTCGCGAGGCAGTCTGGGTAACTACGGTACTCGTACGTTCCCTCCCCTTCCTCCCCCTGGTACCTCGCTCCGGTCCTCACTGTCCTATGCGAGAAGAGACGGAGAGCAAACTAAGGTCGCCCACTCTCCACACACCACAGAACGACGACCACCCACACCCACTAGGTTCTGCTTGCCCAAGCCCCAAGGCTCACCTTCCTCGCAGTCGCTGCACCCAAAAATCTCTCGGCTTCTGACAAGCACCCCGGTCCCCGCCGCTTCCGTAGGCCGGCTTGGGCGGTCTTGGTACCTTTCCGCTGTGTCTTGGGTGTCCTTGGTACTTGTCAGTCCACACACTTTTCGCTCAAAGATGGATTTCCAAGAGTCCAAAGGTCCAGAGCGACTTTGTCCCAAAGCTCGGCCTCCATCTGCAAAACTCTTGGGACCGTGGACCTTGTCTCTTGTCTTGTCTCCGTTCTCACTCTATCCCGTCTCTGCCTTACCTTAACCTACTTTGCCTTACCCTGCCGCTTTGCCCGCCTGTTCCGCTGCCTCATCATACATATCAATCTAGTCATCCACACTTTCTGTAACTTTGTCGCTTGTCCCATTCCTTCTTGACCTCCTCCCCTCCCTCTCCAAATACCTGCTCCCTCCAACGTCCTTTGGTTGCTCGTTGATTATTCACCTGTTTCCTCCCTCTCCTCCGGTGAATACCAACCAACTCGCCGATACTCGAAGCATCAGTGGAATTAGGAATTTTAGGGATTCCAACAGGACGGTTCACTGCGACGTGACGTAGCTGGGTCAGCGAGCAAGACAGATTCCAAGACAACACACACAACGCCTGCTGGATGGTTCGGTTTTAGTCAGAAACGGAAAGTCGACGCACGCCCGGTAGAAGACCAACCCGCCCTTTGGTCCTCTTTACCGTCACCTATTACACCTTCCAACTTCGCCCCTCGCCTTGCGTCGCGATTCTCGACTTCCTTCCCCTCCGAGGGCATCAGTAGCCATGCAGGACTTCAGCACTTTCCTGAAAGGAAAGCCCACGCTGCCATCTCTATGGACCGGTAATCTCAACTTCGCCAAGCTCAACCCCATCCCCCACCGATACCGACCCAGTCGAGCAAAGAGAAATCAGAAGAAGCGCGCATCCGGAAACTACACTGGTGCCGAAGATGTCACTTCACTGCAAAAGTCTCTCAACCCCCTCGACACATTAAGGAAACTGCAAAATCACAAGTGGCGCCTCCTCGACCTGCAGTACACGATCCTCGTCGCCCTCATCATCTTCTCGCTCTGCATTACGCCCTCAGCGCCACTAATCAAGACCCTCGCCGTCACTGGGGGCCTCCTGCTTTTGACGATACCCGTCACCAGCCAGTTCTTCTTCCCAGGCTTGAGTATATGGGCATACCTCATCTATTTCTTTTGTAGCCGGTAAGTCGACTTGTTTGTGGTGTTAGTCTGCCTGGCTCGAATGCTAATTCAAGATCAGCTTCATCGATGCGAAATACCGCCCCCACATCTGGGTTCGCGTCCTCCCCGCCCTCGAGAACGTCCTCTACGGTGCCAACCTCTCCAACATCCTGTCCGCTCACACCCATCCGGTTCTCGACATTCTCGCCTGGATCCCGTACGGACTTGGCCACTTTGGCGCTCCCTTTATCTGCGCtggcttcctcttcctctttgcCGCTCCCAAGACGCTTCCGATCTTCGCCAAGTGCTTCGGATGGCTAAACGTGCTCGGCGTCACCATCCAGCTCGTCTTCCCCTGCACTCCTCCGTGGTACGAGAACGAGCATGGCCTCGCCCCAGCTGCCTACGGCATGTCCGGATCCCCCGCTGGCCTGGCCCGCATTGACGCTATCCTCGGCATCGATATGTACACCACCAGCTTCTCGACCGCTCCGGTTCCTTTTGGCGCTTTCCCGTCGCTGCACGCTGCGGACGCCGTCATGGAGGCTCTCATCCTGAGCTACTGCTTCCCCCGCTTCCGCCCTCTGTTCGTCATCTACGTTGGATGGATCTGGTGGGCAACCATGTACCTCAACCACCACTACGCAGTCGATCTGGTTGGCGGCTCTCTGCTCTCGGCTGGAATTTTCTACTTCGCCAAAGCCCGATACTTGCCTCAGCAGCAGGCTGACAAGAAGACTCGCTGGGAGTACGACTACGTTGAGATTGGCGAGCAGACCAAGGTTTTCGACGAGGAGTACGGACGGATGTACAACATGGGATACCTTCAGCGCCGCGGCAGCTCCGACAGCGATGAGTGGACAGTTGGCAGCAGCTCTAGCTATAGCACATCTAGACGGGGTAGCGGAAGTTTGAGCCCCGCCCTTTCCGAAGAATCCGGTCGCAGCATTTTCAGTATCGAGATCAGACCCGACAACGACAGATACGAAATCCCTCAGCTCACAGAGGTGGCTGTGCAGTAAACACCTCTCGTCACACGCGCAGACCTATCTAGAAACACGATGAACAAAGCCCGCAGTGCCGCGAACCCGAAAGGCGGCGGCGCCGGATCAACCCTGCAGCGTGCACTGAGAACCCTCGGACGATTATTCGAAACCATGAACCCAAACACCCCCCTTAACCAAAACCTCTTTATTCAATTCTCATCATCAGCACTTTTTTTTCACTCAAAACGGATACCACTTTGGATTACCTGTACCATTTGCATCAGAAGCACAGCAACGGCGCAATAGTGGTTTATTTTACAAACGACAGAAACAGCCGGAGACGCAACGATCTCGACAGGCTTAGGAGTAACGGCCTCATGGATGACCACAACAGCAGAAGAGAGACCCACGGAGTCGGGGAAGGGGCAGCAACGGAAGAGATGGGGACATGGGATGATATAGAGTCCCCCCGTACATATTAATGTGTTCAATGTCGAGATCAATCTCGACATCGTCTGGCATCTAGCCAGGATGGGATGGAGGTTGATCTCTGGCGCCCGACCAGCAGGAAGGTGGGCCCTATGTAATGTGGAGGCACGAAGGGGAAGAGTATACCACGAGTAGAGGTAGAGCAGTCGCTACTGAAGTAGTTGATGAGGTGAAGAAAGAATAACGAGATTACCTATTCTCTCGATACACATGTTCACTTTTGTCCGTGAGGTTTCGCCTTTCGCAGTCTGCTGCAGTTCAGTTCGGACTGAGTCCACGTCAAAGGATGGCAAGGTGAGGGTAACCCGCCTGCATTCCGACATGGAGTGGTTGCAGATCATCTTTTCCCCTTCCATGGACTCTCGTTCTTGACCCTCGTATGCCCACCTGACCCGACCCCGGCTCGGCCGGCCAAGTAGGTTGCGCGGCCCACGGCCGGGCTTGGGAGCTACGGCACCACCACGGCACACACGGCAAGGATTTATGGTGCTTCGTAGGGTTCTGTGGCGTTGCGATGGCGCAGACGGCGGGCTTAGATGGACAAGGTGGAGGAAGAGAGGGGAAAAGGCAGCGGAGGCACGGAGGCTTGGAGGCTTGGAGGCTTGAGGGGAGCGCTGGGAGGAAACGGCGAAACGGGAATGGAGCAAGGTGACGCTAGAGCCAAGACCCGAGCGATCGGGTCCGGCAAATTTCAGCGTATGAATTTACCCCCGCTCTCAATTGCGGGTTTTGCTTGGTTTGCTTGGGTGGCTTTTCCCTGGTTCTGGTTGTGAAAGTTCCCTGGTTGGATTTGTGCTGCGCCGAATTCTAGGGTCCGAGGGGCCGGGGGTGGACGGCCGGGGGGTCCACTTCGCCGAGCAAGGGTTCTTGGCATGGGGGTTTTGGGGTTCTTCGTTTTCTCTTCGTGAAGTTTCCCCCGTAATCTCTTTAGCGGGGTCGTTCGAAGGCCAGGCGACAAGTATGGTTTGCGACATTTCGGGAATTTCCCCAATGAGTGCCTTGGGGTAGGAGAGAGTCACAGGTGGTAATGATGGTCATGCTCTGTCAAGCATTGTGCACGCCAATTGATCAAGTATAGTATGGGCGACGTGGGTATAGTGTATACCCTTAAGATAGCTTCGTTACCGGGTATGAAACCACAACCTCGTGGCCAGACAAATACCATCTCTAGAGTATTCAGCTGCATGTTTACTCAGTGGGCCTCTACGAATATATCTTCTAGACCTCATTTCTTCTTCGACGGCGGAACTATTTACAGTTGCCTCAACCACTTGTGCTTCGAAAGCTTTCTCAACACCATGTCTTTAAGTTTGTAGTATACGGCCCAGAAATCCAAACGTCTCAAAGCGAGGTTCAATTCCCTCAAGTCGTCTTCGAAAGCATTGTACCGAGCCTGAGGGTCCGACCTCCTCAGACGTTCCATCGCGTCACTGAAATCCCTTATAGATTGATCGCTAACTCTCTGCCCGTTCGAACGTAGAGTAAAAGGGTTCGAGGCCGGGCCTCGCACAATGTAGATCCCTAGGCTAGCCAAAAGACCAGCCGCGACAGCGATCCAGAGCCACGTGCAGAGACTTCTTCGAATGGCTAGTCTATCATGTCGGCTGTACGTCGTGGGTCTGCGTCGCATCTCGAGCTCGGTGAGGGCCCAGAAGAGCAGGGCGCACGCTGGTGGCACTAGAGCATTCTGTAAGGTAGTCACCGAGCGCCACGCGGACGGAATCTCCCATAAGAGAGACATGTACACCGTGGCAATGAACAAAACGAGTACTGATGGGTTGTGACCAAGATCGACTGGGTGCCTCACAACATCGAGAGTTGCTGCCGCGGCGCCTGAGAGCATCTGGCTCCAGGATTGTGCGGCTGGCGCCCGCCTCGTGTACCTGACTGGGGAGAAGGATCGGGTGACCCTGCCGGTGCTGCTGCCGCGGCCGCGGAGCGAGGGGTCCATTCTAGAGGCCAATTGTACCGACGTCTGTCTGATTCGCAACGTGGTAGCGATGTCCTGTCGAATACTAGCAAAGGAGACCATATATCCGACACCGCTGGAACGAGCGACCAAGACGCCAAGAACGCGTCTCGATCTATCGTCGACGATCCAGGAGCCCGAATCTCCTGATTGAAAACCTGCCAGATCGAGATTAGCAAAGTGGCCATTGCTGCAATGCTTGGGGAAAGGTTGAGTCTCGGGAAGCCATACCTCGACTAGAGGCCTGTACCTCAACCGTCCAAATTTCTTGCACTCTTTCACCACCGCCCGAGATCATGAACGAAGAGTTTGGGCAAAGATGGCTACGCACCAACCCTGTCATTCCGGAAACTGCCCACACCGTTTTCTGGGACGGCGGCGTGTCTGGATGATCGTGGTCCACGAATACCTGATTTAGATCAGGGCAGTAGCTTTCGATGAAAGGATTCTGCCACATTGGTGGTTTCCCTGCGCCATCTGGGATTCTATTTAGAAGCAATAGGTTGGCTTCCACCGGTACAAGTAGCCAGTCGTCCCCGCTCCGTAGTCTGTCTTCATCGATTCGGCACGTGATGTATCCCTCCTTGGTCGTCAAGTCTTCAGGCGTGATGTGACTTGCGTTTGTTGCTTGTATCATGTCTGCAAATGACCGCTCTGCGGTAGATTCTTCCTTCTCTGTCGAGGCCTTACTCCTCATTTCCCTCGTGGATCCTGCCCCATCGTTGAGGATATCCTCTTCCATTGACGCAGTCTCGTGAATCTGACCCGCGGTTTCGCCCCTCGCGCTCTCACCATCGTCCGAAGCAAAAGAAGTAACCGAATCCGAATCGCCACAAACAATGTCACCATCAAAGATAAAGAGCGAGCCCATATCAGAATCGCTCTCATCGTCAACCGAATTGTCTGGAGGTTCATCCTCGTCATCGGGGGCGTGGCTCGTTGTAAGAGCGTGGTATTTGCCCCTGATCGATAGAAGGCCGCCGATCGTTGACGTCCGCTGACCTAGGTTGGAGGATTGGACAACGATCAGACAGCCGCAGAGAGTGCGGGCTTGTGCCGGATCGCGAATCGCACACGCAGCTTCGAGAGCTGTGCGACGGACTCGCTCCTTGTGGTAGCATAGATCGAGTGGGGAGAAAACATGTCGATTCTCGGGCCTTGACATGATCTTGTGAAAGAAGCGAATCTCATCCCACCTGTTCAGACCGACGATCCGGATGAGGGTTATGGTGTCTCTCGTCGCGTCCGCCGTGCCTGTCGCTGCTATTGTTTGACTGGACCCATACGCAGACGATATGGAGACGAGGCTGGGCACAATTGTTGGCAGAGTGAACTCGGATTTAGCGAAGAGTTGATGTCTTTGAGCACTCAAGGTAGTGACGAAACGCTTCAAGACATCCTTTTCTTCCGATGTGAATGCGGTGTTTGGGTCAACTTCTGCTTCAGGGCTGAGTCTCTTCAATCTTGCCGGTCGCAGAATCACTCTTCGAGGCTTTTGTGGTAGATTTGGTGTTGCGGTTGGTTCCGTCAACGGCGTTGTCGTCTGTGGTGAAGCGGTTTCTGCAGGATGGCTTGCTTCAAGAGGAGTTTCTGTTGGGCTGGATTCCACTGGGAGAGACTCTACTGGAAGACAATCAATCGGATGAGAGTCTTCAGGTGGAAGCTTCATGAAGGAAGGTTCCAATTTTGGAGTTTCCACACTTTGAGGCTCCAGTAGTTCCGTTGGGAGAGGTGTAATCGGAGGTGTCTCTTCATCCGCCGAACCAAGATCGACCACGTTCTCTGAAACCGAGTCGTCGTCTGCGTCGCTGTTACCACTAGAGTTGTCGCAAATCAATATCTTCCTCACAGGTTCAGGCTGGTGAATAGGTGCTTTCGCAACCATTCGGACCAAACCTATCTGGACGACCCAGAGAGTGATCCCATAAAGAGTGAAGCCGGGGCCCTCCTCCAGGGGTTCTGAATCTGTACAGCTCTTTTCCATGACTGCTTCGGTTATGGATCTAGAGCTGAGACCTGTTGGAGAAGGGTGTCGATATCGCCGTGTTGAGCAGAATAGGTTAACGATCGCATTGGTCTAGACAAGTGACGCTACCTGGCAGCTGATCTCTGGTAATAAATGATAACCATCAGAGATGGAGTCGCGAGAAATGGGGGTTGGGGATCTAATGAGGCTGTGAGACACCAAGACTTCACAGGGCGACGTATTTCATGCACTACGGCCGGTATCACACCGAACGGATTAATTGGCCTGTGTCACTAGTAATGCAGTCATGTGGCACCGAGAGCGAGGATGCTGGCCGTGAGATCCTCAGCCTGGTCTGCGGATCCCAGACGAAATTCCTTTCAGCAGGAATCCTTCCTCGCAGATCTCACCTCGCAGATCTCACCTCGCATTCGTTATTCTTCCTTACCAACGCTACCTAGCTAACATACTGCCGATGATCAATGCCCTCCACCCGAGAAGATGGCTGATAGCGACAACCGATCTGATGATAGAATCATCGCAGAATCGATATGGGGACCATGCGAATCAAGCCAAGAGAAACATCTTGCCAGGTTCCTTGATCATTGCGCGCTGCAGCGGCTGTCACTCTGTATCGACCAACCGAGGACGGGGGACTCTACAAATGAGATAGCAGGAGCCATACGACTACTCCGATCGAAGCCCGCAGTCCGGAAAGATGAGATTCTGAGCCGGATGTCACCAAACCTGAGCAGACTGGCATACCTAGATTGTGCCGTCCGCACAATGCTCATGACGGAGTGCGAATCGGAGGGCACCGCAGCTATTGGGAGCGGCAACGTCCTTCGGTGGGCTGAGAGCGAGACATTGACGGATTACCTGGGCCGAATCTATCCCCAGTCAACATCGATGGACGTTCCTAAAGACCTCATCGACTTGAAAAACCTCAGATGTCACATTCTAGCTAGGGACGCTGGTATTAAGATCCAACAAACAGAAAAGCTTTCTGATCACCTGTACCTCAGACACAGCCCAGGGAGTAAGATCCTCCTTGTTTTCTCTCACCGAGCATTCCTCGAACATAGTCGGGAGAGATTGAGCGTAATCCGCCAGGATCTGAGCCACTCTACAGATGAGGCATTATCATTGTGAGTATCTGACGAGATCACCACCAATGTCCGTCTTACTCACATGGTGATCTAGAGGATGCCTACCTGCAAAGCTCGTCGATGAGACATTGAGAAGTTACAACCTCCTCTTCCCGCCCATCGGAAACGCCAAATCTAGGAAGCTCTTACGGGAATGGGTTAAGCGTGAAAGACTAGACGAAAGCCTCTTGAACCCCTCCTTCGACCATTCCAAGAGAGACCCTCCCCGGACTTTACACGATCTCTACGAGGATTTCCCATACTGGGCCCCCCAATTGGCCCGTCTACTGGAAGAAGTCGATGATCCGACCCCGACAACACGGTGGGAGAGATACGCAGAGCGGAGAAAGTCCCACCGGCACACATACAAGTGCGCCATCGCCGCGCTTGTAGTGGCTGCCGTATCGGGGACGCTGGCGACATTGTTGGCGGCAGTTCAAGTATGGATATCGTAATGTGGTTGGGACAAGAATACCAACAAGACACTGTGTTAACTCGAGTCTGCCGTGGTTTCGTgtagagacagagagagagagagagagattcACTGTTATTCGTGCTTAGAACGTGGAAAAATCTAGTATGCCGTTTATGATGGACTCAAGCAAGTCACGGCACGGCACACTGAAGAAGTGTTGATCATTCGTCATCATTGCGACTAGCTAGCTAGCAGGCCAAGAGCCAGACTCTCTATCTTCCTCCGCGTCTGTGACCCGCATGAAACCCTCGCATACGAGGGACATACATTAGGTATCGATCCATCCAACGCCTGAAACGAACAAAAACAAAGCCAATGATAGCCTAACCCCTCTCGAACACTTAGGCCCCGTCCATTCCGTACAGTCTGGCTTGCAAGAGCAGCTCTCTAAAGGTGCAGAGGCCTCGTCATTGCAAGGAGAGCGAGAGCTAGACAAAGCTCGTGGCGAAGGGGGTGTGAGCGGGTAAGACCGTAGACTACGTCTTCAAAACTCAGTGTGTACTTTTCCCTCCGGTACAATGCATgcaagaagaaaaagaaagtgGACCAAGTTGGTATCTGCGAGCTTCCACGAGTAGGCTCGCTCGCCAATATGGTCGGCAAAGCCAAATCGCACGGCTCTGCAACCGGTGTATATACTCTGACAGGTTTTATGGGCAACTTTAATATGCTACGCGAGCATCATGGATGACAGTAGCTAGGCTACTTGAAGCCATGTCGAAAGGGCTGATGAAAAGGCTTCTTTCCGAAACTGGCGGACCTCTAGGCGCCAGGCACCGGGACGGGCGTTTCCTTCTTGCTTGACTTGGGCTCATCTGTCTTCTCCGACTTTCTCTTCTTGCgcttctccttcttgggCGTCTCCTCGGCTGCGGGAGATGACTTGGAGGGGATTTGCGGAATTGGGACAGCGGATTCGCGACGAACACTGGGTGGAAGAATAGGTGTCTCCTTGCGGGTCGAAGCAGGTTCATCAGCCTTGGACTTCTTGGAGCTCTTCGACTTCGGCTTCGGCGTCGAGGTCTCGGGGGCCGGGCTGGATGCAGCGGGGAGGCTCGAGAAGGAAAAACCGGGCTTGGGGACGGTCGGCGGGGGAATGGCCGTCACCTTCTTCACAGAGCCCTGAGCGGGAGTATCCTGGGATGAAGCGTCACGCTTGACCTTCTTAGCCTTCTCCTTGGATGACTGGGCCGGGGTAGATTCCTCGTCTGTGGGCAACTTGCGCTTAGATGCCTTCTTGGACTGGCTGGGAGTAGCAAGAGTCGGCTTGGGGTTGGATCCCACACTCGAGATGGACTCGATGCTATCACGTCGCTTCTTGCTCTGCTTCTCCTTGGTCGTGGGCAGAGGCTGCGAGTTGGGTACCTCGATAATGGTAGATTGAGAGTCCTCGACAGGATCCTTAGCGACCTTGGACTTTTTCTTATCCTTCTTCGAGCTCTTGGGGGTAGGCTCGTCGATATCCATGGCATCACCTGCCGGAGCTGCGGGAGCGGATGTGTGCTTAGACTTTTTGGTGCGAGTCGGCAGAGCAGGTGTCGAGGTCATCTCGACATCTTCGTCGGAGGATTCGTCAAAGCCGATCTTTCCCATCGGAATGTCGTCGGGGACACCAATAGGGTGGAAGCGAGCTCTCAAACCCTGCGGCTGGGGACGAGGAAGGGTTGGCTGAACGGGCCTGGGAGCGCTGGGCTCGCTACCAACCAACTGGGTCACGCGCTTGACATGCAGAACCTTGTCGACCTTCCTGGGGGCTAAGCTGTGGCGTTAGCAATTTGACCTAATGCGCTTGTTCCGTCCTCCTTACCTGTCTCATAGCGATTGCCCTTCTTGTTGGGAATGAGAAGCTCTA from the Colletotrichum lupini chromosome 3, complete sequence genome contains:
- a CDS encoding PAP2 superfamily protein translates to TNPPFGPLYRHLLHLPTSPLALRRDSRLPSPPRASVAMQDFSTFLKGKPTLPSLWTGNLNFAKLNPIPHRYRPSRAKRNQKKRASGNYTGAEDVTSLQKSLNPLDTLRKLQNHKWRLLDLQYTILVALIIFSLCITPSAPLIKTLAVTGGLLLLTIPVTSQFFFPGLSIWAYLIYFFCSRFIDAKYRPHIWVRVLPALENVLYGANLSNILSAHTHPVLDILAWIPYGLGHFGAPFICAGFLFLFAAPKTLPIFAKCFGWLNVLGVTIQLVFPCTPPWYENEHGLAPAAYGMSGSPAGLARIDAILGIDMYTTSFSTAPVPFGAFPSLHAADAVMEALILSYCFPRFRPLFVIYVGWIWWATMYLNHHYAVDLVGGSLLSAGIFYFAKARYLPQQQADKKTRWEYDYVEIGEQTKVFDEEYGRMYNMGYLQRRGSSDSDEWTVGSSSSYSTSRRGSGSLSPALSEESGRSIFSIEIRPDNDRYEIPQLTEVAVQ